The Manihot esculenta cultivar AM560-2 chromosome 11, M.esculenta_v8, whole genome shotgun sequence genome includes a region encoding these proteins:
- the LOC110626429 gene encoding calcineurin B-like protein 10 isoform X2, whose protein sequence is MDSTRSSLEKSSSYFSPSERLCAVLKGIIETVIFNFLGCFNFHRLPPKPHYSFNDLDRIASTTLFSVNEVEALLDLFKKLSSSIVDDGLLHREELRLALLRTPASKNLFLDRLTLRNLLMHSTFFILVLLWRTKLTVRQMLNAIILESDLQLSEEYLEAIIDKTFADADIDEDGKINREEWKAFVVQNPTLLKHMTLPSLTDITTAFPSFIFSTEVDD, encoded by the exons ATGGATTCAACGAGGAGCTCTCTG GAGAAGAGCTCAAGCTATTTCTCCCCAAGCGAAAGACTCTGTGCAGTGCTTAAAGGAATAATAGAAACCGTGATCTTCAATTTTCTAGGCTGCTTTAATTTCCACCGTCTTCCTCCTAAGCCCCATTACAGCTTCAATGATCTCGATCGCATTGCTAGCACAACTCTGT TTTCAGTTAATGAAGTGGAGGCATTGCTTGATCTATTCAAGAAGTTGAGTAGTTCAATTGTTGATGACGGCCTTCTACATAGg GAAGAGCTCCGGTTGGCCTTATTGAGAACTCCAGCAAGCAAAAACCTTTTCCTGGACAGG TTGACTTTGAGGAATTTGCTCATGCACTCAACATTTTTCATCCTCGTGCTTCTCTGGAGGACAAAATTGACT GTCCGGCAAATGTTAAATGCCATTATTCTGGAATCTGACCTGCAGCTTTCAGAGGAATATCTTGAAGCAATCATTGATAAG ACATTTGCCGATGCCGATATCGACGAGGATGGTAAGATTAACAGAGAAGAATGGAAGGCGTTTGTTGTTCAGAACCCAACCCTTTTGAAGCACATGACTCTTCCTTCCTTAAC GGATATCACCACAGCATTTCCGAGTTTTATTTTCAGCACTGAAGTTGATGACTGA
- the LOC110626429 gene encoding calcineurin B-like protein 10 isoform X1 — protein MDSTRSSLEKSSSYFSPSERLCAVLKGIIETVIFNFLGCFNFHRLPPKPHYSFNDLDRIASTTLFSVNEVEALLDLFKKLSSSIVDDGLLHREELRLALLRTPASKNLFLDRIFDLFDEKKNGAVDFEEFAHALNIFHPRASLEDKIDFAFRLYDLRETGYIEREEVRQMLNAIILESDLQLSEEYLEAIIDKTFADADIDEDGKINREEWKAFVVQNPTLLKHMTLPSLTDITTAFPSFIFSTEVDD, from the exons ATGGATTCAACGAGGAGCTCTCTG GAGAAGAGCTCAAGCTATTTCTCCCCAAGCGAAAGACTCTGTGCAGTGCTTAAAGGAATAATAGAAACCGTGATCTTCAATTTTCTAGGCTGCTTTAATTTCCACCGTCTTCCTCCTAAGCCCCATTACAGCTTCAATGATCTCGATCGCATTGCTAGCACAACTCTGT TTTCAGTTAATGAAGTGGAGGCATTGCTTGATCTATTCAAGAAGTTGAGTAGTTCAATTGTTGATGACGGCCTTCTACATAGg GAAGAGCTCCGGTTGGCCTTATTGAGAACTCCAGCAAGCAAAAACCTTTTCCTGGACAGG ATATTTGATCTTTTTGATGAGAAGAAAAATGGTGCAGTTGACTTTGAGGAATTTGCTCATGCACTCAACATTTTTCATCCTCGTGCTTCTCTGGAGGACAAAATTGACT TCGCATTTAGGTTGTATGATTTGAGAGAGACTGGATATATCGAACGGGAAGAA GTCCGGCAAATGTTAAATGCCATTATTCTGGAATCTGACCTGCAGCTTTCAGAGGAATATCTTGAAGCAATCATTGATAAG ACATTTGCCGATGCCGATATCGACGAGGATGGTAAGATTAACAGAGAAGAATGGAAGGCGTTTGTTGTTCAGAACCCAACCCTTTTGAAGCACATGACTCTTCCTTCCTTAAC GGATATCACCACAGCATTTCCGAGTTTTATTTTCAGCACTGAAGTTGATGACTGA
- the LOC110626426 gene encoding phospholipase D alpha 4: MEATQNFFHGTLEVTIFDATPYSPSFPLNCLFVNGKPTYVNVKIDKRKVAKTSLERERIWNQTFQILCAHPLDSTITITLKTKCSILGKFNIQAHKIVTQATLINGFFPLVMENGKPNPELKLRFMLWFKPAELEPTWTRIISHGQFQGLRNASFPLRSNCHVTLYQDAHHCSTFQPPLALCGSPRKLWEDVYKAIEGARHLIYIAGWSFNPKMVLVRDPETEMPQARGVKLGELLKRKAEEGVAVRIMVWDDETSLPIIKNKGVMGTHDEDAFAYFKHTKVICRLCPRLHHKFPTLFAHHQKTITVDVRANNDSINDREIMSFVGGLDLCNGRFDTEQHSLFQTLNKESHCCDFYQTNIAGACLHKGGPREPWHDTHACILGEAAWDVLTNFEQRWTKQCDPCLLLNTSSIPNLPRQLTVSSSNPNGRNWKVQVFRSIDHVSVTQMARNVTVERSIHEAYVEAIRRAERFIYIENQYFIGGCHLWDKDRHCGCRNLIPIEIALKIVNKIKAKERFAVYVLIPMWPEGVPESEPVQDILHWTRETMSMMYRLIGEALQESGQMGHPRDFLNFFCLANREEERKGEFVPPYSPHTSTQYWNAQNHRRFMVYVHSKLMIVDDAYILIGSANVNQRSMDGQRDTEIAIGCYQPQNDRNNTNPNDILAYRMSLWYEHTGLAEQTFLQPQSLECVQTIYSLGEAMWKIYSGEEVVDLEGVHLVNYPVNITKDGVVEDLVDGDGNFPDTKTPVKGRRSKVLPPIFTT, from the exons ATGGAGGCAACTCAAAATTTCTTCCATGGAACCCTTGAAGTTACAATCTTTGATGCAACACCTTATTCTCCCTCATTTCCTCTCAAT tgTCTATTTGTAAATGGAAAGCCCACATATGTGAATGTGAAGATAGACAAGAGGAAGGTAGCAAAAACAAGTCTTGAACGAGAAAGAATTTGGAACCAAACATTTCAAATTCTATGTGCTCACCCTCTGGACTCCACCATCACCATTACCTTGAAAACAAAGTGCTCCATCTTGGGAAAATTCAACATCCAAGCACACAAGATTGTTACCCAAGCAACTTTGATCAATGGCTTCTTCCCACTCGTAATGGAAAATGGGAAACCAAATCCTGAACTCAAGCTCAGGTTCATGTTATGGTTTAAACCAGCAGAACTTGAACCAACTTGGACAAGGATAATCAGCCATGGTCAATTTCAGGGACTGAGAAATGCTTCATTTCCTCTAAGATCAAATTGCCATGTCACACTTTATCAAGATGCTCATCATTGCTCTACCTTTCAACCTCCTCTTGCTCTTTGTGGGTCTCCAAGGAAATTATGGGAGGATGTCTACAAAGCCATTGAGGGTGCAAGGCATCTAATTTACATTGCTGGGTGGTCTTTCAATCCCAAAATGGTGCTG GTTAGGGATCCTGAAACAGAAATGCCACAAGCAAGAGGAGTAAAGCTTGGAGAATTGTTGAAAAGGAAAGCTGAGGAAGGTGTAGCAGTGAGAATAATGGTTTGGGATGATGAAACATCCTTGCCAATTATCAAGAACAAAGGTGTGATGGGAACTCATGATGAGGATGCTTTTGCTTATTTCAAACACACCAAAGTAATATGCAGATTATGTCCAAGATTACACCACAAGTTCCCTACTTTGTTTGCTCACCATCAAAAGACTATAACAGTTGATGTTCGAGCCAATAATGATTCTATAAATGATCGCGAAATCATGAGTTTTGTTGGAGGTTTAGATCTTTGTAATGGCCGGTTCGACACAGAACAACATTCTTTGTTTCAAACACTCAATAAAGAATCACATTGTTGCGATTTTTATCAGACAAATATTGCTGGAGCTTGCCTGCACAAGGGAGGGCCAAGAGAGCCTTGGCATGATACTCATGCTTGTATTCTTGGTGAGGCTGCTTGGGATGTGCTCACCAATTTTGAGCAAAGGTGGACTAAACAATGTGACCCTTGTTTGTTACTCAACACTAGCTCCATACCAAATCTCCCACGCCAACTGACTGTGTCTTCAAGCAACCCAAATGGCAGAAATTGGAAAGTTCAAGTCTTTCGATCGATAGACCATGTTTCAGTAACCCAAATGGCAAGAAACGTAACTGTGGAGAGAAGCATCCATGAAGCTTACGTAGAAGCAATCAGGCGTGCAGAGAGGTTCATATATATTGAGAACCAATACTTCATTGGAGGGTGTCACTTGTGGGATAAAGATAGGCACTGCGGATGCAGAAACTTGATCCCAATTGAGATTGCACTTAAGATAGTTAACAAGATCAAAGCAAAAGAGAGATTTGCAGTGTATGTATTGATTCCAATGTGGCCTGAAGGGGTCCCTGAGAGTGAGCCAGTTCAGGATATTTTGCATTGGACAAGAGAGACTATGTCAATGATGTATAGGCTCATTGGAGAAGCATTGCAAGAAAGTGGCCAGATGGGGCACCCAAGAGATTTCTTGAACTTCTTCTGCCTCGCAaatagagaagaagagagaaagggagagtttGTGCCTCCATATTCTCCCCATACATCAACACAATATTGGAATGCACAGAATCATAGGAGGTTCATGGTTTATGTTCACTCCAAGCTCATGATAG TAGACGATGCATACATATTAATAGGATCTGCAAATGTGAACCAAAGATCGATGGATGGGCAACGTGACACTGAGATTGCAATAGGATGTTATCAACCACAAAATGATAGAAACAACACTAACCCTAATGATATCCTAGCATACAGAATGTCACTGTGGTATGAGCACACTGGCTTGGCTGAACAAACATTCCTCCAGCCCCAAAGCCTGGAATGTGTGCAGACAATTTATTCATTAGGGGAAGCAATGTGGAAAATTTACAGTGGTGAAGAAGTTGTAGACTTGGAAGGTGTGCACTTGGTGAATTATCCTGTGAATATAACAAAGGATGGTGTTGTTGAGGATCTTGTTGATGGAGATGGTAACTTTCCTGACACAAAAACTCCAGTTAAAGGTAGGAGATCCAAGGTGCTTCCTCCCATTTTTACCACATAG
- the LOC110626430 gene encoding PRA1 family protein F3 yields MTTYGTIPTSSMLGAATNLEYISRAKGRIKEGLSTRRPWKIMLNLHSFRLPPNLAEALVRVKTNVAYFRMNYALIILIILFLSLLWHPISLIVFIVMMAVWLFLYFLRDEPLVIFGRTIDDRVVLIVLGVLTIVFLLLTDVTLNVLVSLLIGVVVVVLHGIIRKTDDLFLGEEATGLMSTAGAGDGGGGASSSA; encoded by the coding sequence ATGACGACATACGGCACAATCCCAACCTCATCGATGCTAGGAGCCGCCACGAACCTCGAGTACATATCTCGAGCTAAAGGAAGGATCAAAGAGGGACTAAGCACTCGCAGACCATGGAAAATAATGCTCAATCTCCATTCTTTCAGGCTCCCTCCAAATCTAGCAGAAGCTCTGGTCCGAGTGAAGACCAACGTTGCCTATTTTCGCATGAATTACGCCTTAATAATACTAATTATCCTGTTTTTGAGCCTCCTATGGCATCCAATCTCGCTCATAGTTTTCATAGTGATGATGGCTGTGTGGCTGTTCTTGTACTTCCTGAGAGATGAGCCTTTGGTGATTTTTGGTCGGACGATCGACGATCGGGTGGTACTGATCGTACTGGGGGTGTTGACGATAGTTTTCTTGTTGCTGACCGATGTGACTTTGAACGTTTTGGTGTCGCTTCTAATCGGAGTGGTGGTTGTGGTGTTGCACGGGATTATAAGGAAGACTGATGATTTGTTCCTGGGTGAGGAGGCCACTGGATTGATGAGTACCGCCGGTGCCGGTGACGGTGGTGGTGGTGCTTCCTCTTCTGCTTGA
- the LOC110626003 gene encoding inactive protein kinase SELMODRAFT_444075, whose product MSREQKRGKQEKGGSDVAEKVVVAVKASKEIPKTALVWALTHVVQAGDCITLFVVVPSQSSGRKLWGFPRFAGDCASGQRKSHSGASSEQNCDITDSCSQMFLQLHDVYDPNKINMKIKIFSGSPCGAVAAEAKRAQANWVVLDKQLKHEEKCCMEELQCNIVVMKRSQPKILRLNLVGSSKEAETTGQLPCELDEASDKCTKHKNDSLVSIRGPVVTPTSSPELGTSFTATEAGTSSVSSDPGTSPFFTSEMNGDLKKEGSLIIKENMDVDESSSDTDREHLSSASASLRFEPWMGEFISSYIQSSRHMEEGSRRNTNMAQESTTKALLDKFSRPDRKTGTGMRNYRTDVDLSGNVREAISLSRNAPPGPPPLCSICQHKAPVFGKPPRWFSYAELELATGGFSQANFLAEGGFGSVHRGVLPDGQVVAVKQHKLASSQGDLEFCSEVEVLSCAQHRNVVMLIGFCIEEKRRLLVYEYICNGSLDSHLYGRHREPLQWSARQKIAVGAARGLRYLHEECRVGCIIHRDMRPNNILITHDFEPLVGDFGLARWQPDGDMGVETRVIGTFGYLAPEYAQSGQITEKADVYSFGIVLVELVTGRKAVDLNRPKGQQCLAEWARPLLEEYAIDELIDPQLGNRYSEQEVYCMLHAASLCIQRDPHSRPRMRQVLRILEGDMLMDASYTSTPGYDVGNQSGQIWAEQQQQQHYSGPPFKGRVQ is encoded by the exons GTCGAAAGTTATGGGGTTTCCCAAGATTTGCTGGGGACTGTGCCAGTGGGCAGCGGAAGTCTCATTCTGGAGCATCCTCAGAGCAGAACTGCGACATCACAGATTCCTGCTCCCAGATGTTCCTTCAGCTCCATGATGTTTATGATCCAAACAAG ATCAATATGAAGATAAAAATTTTTTCTGGATCACCTTGTGGGGCAGTGGCTGCAGAGGCCAAGAGGGCACAAGCCAATTGGGTTGTACTAGACAA ACAGCTAAAGCATGAGGAAAAATGCTGCATGGAAGAATTACAATGCAATATTGTTGTTATGAAGCGTTCCCAGCCAAAGATTCTTCGCTTGAATTTGGTTGGATCGTCTAAGGAAGCTGAAACCACTGGTCAATTGCCTTGTGAACTAGATGAAGCTTCTGATAAATGCACAAAACATAAAAATGATTCTTTAGTTTCCATTCGAGGACCAGTTGTCACTCCAACAAGCAGTCCAGAGCTAGGGACATCATTTACTGCTACTGAAGCTGGAACTTCATCTGTTTCAAGTGATCCTGGCACTTCGCCATTTTTTACCTCGGAAATGAATGGAGACCTGAAGAAAGAGGGATCATTAATCATTAAGGAAAATATGGATGTTGATGAATCTAGTTCAGACACAGACAGGGAACATTTATCATCAGCTTCAGCAAGTTTGAGGTTTGAACCATGGATGGGAGAATTCATTAGTTCCTACATTCAATCCTCACGGCATATGGAGGAAGGTTCACGCCGAAATACCAATATGGCTCAAGAATCAACAACTAAAGCTTTGCTAGACAAGTTCTCAAGACCTGATAGAAAAACTGGAACTGGAATGCGCAACTACAGGACAGATGTAGACTTGAGTGGAAATGTGAGAGAAGCAATATCATTATCCAGAAATGCACCTCCTGGACCCCCTCCTTTGTGCTCAATATGCCAACATAAGGCACCTGTTTTTGGAAAACCTCCAAGGTGGTTCAGCTATGCTGAGTTGGAGCTTGCAACTGGTGGATTTTCACAAGCTAATTTCTTGGCAGAGGGTGGGTTTGGATCTGTTCACAGGGGCGTATTGCCAGATGGCCAAGTAGTTGCTGTCAAGCAACACAAATTGGCTAGTTCACAAGGGGATCTTGAATTTTGCTCGGAAGTTGAAGTCCTGAGCTGCGCTCAGCATCGAAATGTTGTTATGCTGATTGGATTTTGTATTGAGGAAAAAAGGAGGTTGTTGGTATATGAATACATATGCAATGGATCACTTGATTCTCATCTATATG GGCGTCATCGGGAGCCCCTGCAGTGGTCTGCTCGCCAGAAGATTGCTGTGGGAGCTGCTCGAGGGTTACGCTATCTTCATGAAGAATGCAGAGTCGGTTGCATTATCCACCGTGACATGAGGCCAAATAACATCCTTATTACCCATGATTTTGAACCGCTG GTTGGGGATTTTGGCCTTGCAAGGTGGCAGCCTGATGGAGATATGGGTGTAGAAACGAGAGTCATTGGAACATTTGG GTATTTGGCTCCAGAATATGCCCAGAGTGGCCAAATAACTGAAAAGGCTGATGTTTATTCATTTGGGATTGTATTGGTTGAGCTTGTTACTGGAAGGAAAGCAGTAGATCTTAACCGGCCCAAGGGCCAGCAGTGTCTCGCTGAATGG GCACGCCCTCTGTTGGAGGAGTATGCCATAGATGAACTGATTGACCCACAGCTGGGGAACCGCTATTCAGAACAGGAGGTTTACTGCATGCTTCATGCAGCATCATTATGTATACAGCGGGATCCTCACTCTAGGCCTCGTATGCGACAG GTTCTTCGCATACTAGAAGGTGACATGCTAATGGATGCAAGTTACACATCGACTCCTGGATATGATGTGGGAAACCAGAGTGGACAGATTTGGGCAgaacagcagcagcagcaacatTATAGTGGTCCTCCTTTCAAAGGAAGGGTTCAGTAA